A part of Oncorhynchus kisutch isolate 150728-3 linkage group LG2, Okis_V2, whole genome shotgun sequence genomic DNA contains:
- the rnf144b gene encoding E3 ubiquitin-protein ligase RNF144B, with protein sequence MANNSSPDQGQSQGQGPIANSSSAQPLGHAGAVVASSTQPDLVVYCKLCLSEHPSAATSTLHTCDCVFCTPCLQQYVQLAIREGGGSPVTCPDMACLRTGVLLHSEIACFASADQVELYQRLEFERGVQLDPSRAWCPVLECQAVCSVGPSSEGQPTSVPCPACLTVFCSGCRGPWQDGHACPEHQPMTSSSASESSLHAGGRSCSDSDLPIKQCPMCGVYIERNQGCAQMLCKSCKHTFCWYCLQNLDGDIFLRHYDKGPCRNKLGHSRASVMWNRTQVVGILVGVSVIVLVASPLLLLASPCVLCCLCKPCRGKKKRRKKKELTQTDIQPELSPTKS encoded by the exons ATGGCCAACAACAGCAGTCCAGACCAGGGCCAGAGCCAGGGTCAGGGCCCCATAGCCAACAGCAGTTCAGCTCAGCCTCTGGGCCATGCCGGGGCTGTAGTGgcctcctccacccagcctgATTTGGTGGTGTACTGCAAGCTGTGCCTTAGTGAGCACCCCTCAGCAGCAACCAGCACGCTGCACACCTGTGACTGTGTCTTCTGCACCCCG TGTCTGCAGCAGTATGTTCAGCTGGCCATCCGGGAGGGTGGGGGCAGCCCGGTCACATGTCCAGACATGGCTTGTCTGAGGACAGGAGTCCTACTCCACTCAGAG ATAGCCTGCTTTGCTTCTGCGGATCAGGTTGAGCTGTACCAGCGGCTGGagtttgaacgag GGGTGCAGCTGGACCCTAGTAGAGCATGGTGCCCGGTGCTGGAGTGCCAGGCTGTCTGCAGCGTCGGGCCCAGCTCAGAGGGCCAGCCTACATCCGTGCCCTGTCCAGCCTGCCTCACCGTCTTCTGCTCTGGCTGTAGAGGGCCCTGGCAGGACGGGCACGCCTGCCCCGAGCACCAGCCTATGACATCATCATCTGCCTCAGAGAgcag CCTTCATGCTGGGGGCCGGTCATGCAGTGACTCTGATCTGCCCATCAAGCAGTGCCCCATGTGTGGTGTGTACATCGAGAGGAACCAAGGCTGTGCCCAGATGCTGTGTAAGAGCTGCAAACACACCTTCTGTTGGTACTGTCTGCAGAACCTGGAT GGTGATATATTTCTGAGGCACTATGATAAGGGGCCATGCAGGAACAAGCTGGGCCACTCCCGAGCCTCCGTTATGTGGAACAGAACACAG GTGGTGGGCATCCTGGTTGGTGTCAGTGTCATCGTGCTGgtggcctctcctctcctcctgctggctTCACCCTGCGTCCTGTGCTGCCTGTGCAAGCCCTGCCGAGGcaaaaagaagaggaggaagaagaaagagctcacacagacagacatacagccaGAACTCAGTCCCACCAAGTCATAA
- the LOC109901053 gene encoding squalene monooxygenase-like translates to MWTFLGIASFTYIYKKCDAVLEYAHKEIILAAVVFLAVGMLLSYVRYHGHTFKVPQILQLPLELVLSLPVINTFIPKPSAVRHRSGESGSKKGGGRRNRVCSSGMESPPAAGDSPASQEPDVIIVGAGVLGSAMAAVLARDGRRVTVIERDLKEPDRIVGELLQPGGYRALRELGMEDSVEGLDAHVVNGYVIHDIESSTEVEIPYPQADSSIQCGRAFHHGRFIMGLRRAAVAEPNVTLIEGTVSSLEEEDGCVTGVQYRDKETGDTKEVHAAVTVVADGCFSKFRKSLVAGKAQTSSHFVGCIMKNTPQFKPHHAELVLANPSPVLIYQISSSDTRVLVDIRGEMPRNLTEYMAEKIHPQLPEHLKEPFMVALQNDRLRSMPASFLPPSPVNKPGVLLLGDAYNMRHPLTGGGMSVALNDVLIWRSLMKNIPDLYDNTAMLQAKKKFHWERKSSHSFVVNVLAQALYELFAATDNSLHQLRKACFLYFKLGGECVNGPIGLLSVLTPSPMTLIGHFFAVALYAIYYSFKSESWFTKPRALFTSGAILYRACTVMFPLIYSEFKYLVY, encoded by the exons ATGTGGACTTTTCTTGGAATTGCAAGTTTCACCTACATTTATAAGAAATGCGACGCAGTTTTGGAGTATGCTCACAAAGAGATCATCCTGGCGGCTGTAGTGTTCTTGGCAGTGGGGATGCTGCTATCCTATGTCAGGTACCACGGACATACATTCAAGGTACCCCAAATTCTACAATTACCGCTGGAACTTGTATTATCCCTACCGGTCATCAATACATTTATACCGAAACCCTCAGCTGTCAGGCACAGGAGTGGAGAGAGCGGTTCAAAGAAG GGAGGTGGCAGGAGGAATAGAGTGTGTTCCTCAGGCATGGAGAGCCCCCCAGCAGCAGGGGATTCTCCTGCATCTCAGGAGCCGGATGTGATCATAGTAGGAGCGGGAGTCCTGGGGTCGGCCATGGCTGCAGTGCTGGCCCGGGACGGCCGGAGGGTCACTGTAATAGAGAGGGACCTGAAGGAGCCTGATAGGATAGTGGGAGAGCTGCTGCAGCCTGGTGGATACAGAGCCCTGCGAGAACTGGGAATGGAGG ATTCAGTGGAGGGGCTGGATGCCCACGTGGTGAACGGCTATGTGATTCATGACATCGAGAGCAGCACAGAGGTGGAGATCCCATATCCCCAGGCAGACAGCAGTATCCAGTGTGGCAGGGCCTTTCACCACGGACGCTTTATCATGGGCCTGCGCAGAGCCGCCGTCGCTGAGCCAAA TGTTACGCTCATAGAAGGCACCGTGTCCAGCCTGGAGGAAGAGGATGGCTGTGTGACAGGAGTGCAGTACAGGGACAAGGAGACAGGAGACACAAAG GAGGTCCATGCAGCagtaactgtagtagctgacggCTGTTTCTCAAAGTTCAGGAAGAGCCTGGTAGCTGGGAAGGCCCAGACCTCCTCTCACTTTGTTGGATGTATCATGAAG AACACTCCCCAGTTCAAGCCCCACCATGCTGAGCTGGTCCTGGCCAACCCCAGCCCTGTCCTCATCTACCAGATCTCCTCCTCAGACACCAGGGTGCTGGTGGACATCAGGGGAGAGATGCCCAGGAACCTCACCGAGTACATGGCTGAGAAAATACACCCACAACTACCAG AACACCTAAAGGAGCCGTTCATGGTGGCTCTGCAGAATGACCGGCTGAGGTCTATGCCAGCAAGCTTCCTACCTCCGTCCCCAGTCAACAAGCCAG GTGTGCTCCTGCTGGGTGACGCCTACAACATGAGACACCCTCTGACCGGAGGAGGGATGAGTGTGGCCCTCAACGACGTCCTGATTTGGAGGAGCCTGATGAAGAACATCCCTGACCTGTACGACAACACAGCCATGCTCCAG GCAAAGAAAAAATTCCACTGGGAACGCAAGTCATCACATTCCTTTGTGGTGAATGTGTTGGCTCAAGCCCTGTACGAGTTGTTTGCTGCAACAGACA ATTCTCTCCACCAGCTGAGAAAGGCATGCTTCCTTTACTTCAAGCTGGGTGGGGAGTGTGTCAACGGTCCCATTGGTCTTCTCTCAGT GTTGACGCCCAGTCCGATGACTCTGATTGGACACTTCTTTGCCGTGGCCTTGTACGCCATCTACTACAGCTTCAAGTCTGAGTCGTGGTTCACCAAACCCCGAGCCTTATTCACGAGTGGAGCTATCCTGTACCGCGCCTGTACCGTCATGTTTCCCCTCATCTACTCTGAGTTCAAGTACCTGGTGTACTGA
- the LOC109901036 gene encoding oxidation resistance protein 1-like isoform X4, with the protein MFSRRVKEETPLTPKYTYVVSLTEYHRRIDALNSEDLKSLCKRLQITTKEEVNSKHATSIKTELEPETFRPNLSEPSELLEAQQIEKLAKNLPPRTIGYPWTLAYGTTKHGMSIKSLYRAMQGQDTPVLLVIRDSDGGVFGALASEPFKISEGFYGTGETFLFTFCPEFEVYKWTGDNMFFMKGDMDSLAFGGGSGEFGLWLDGDLYHGRSHSCKTFGNPMLSKKEDFYIQDIEIWAFE; encoded by the exons GTAGTGTCACTGACTGAGTACCACCGCCGGATCGATGCGCTAAACAGTGAAGATCTGAAATCTCTCTGCAAGCGGCTTCAG ATCACCACCAAGGAGGAGGTAAACTCTAAGCATGCCACCTCTATCAAGACCGAGCTGGAGCCTGAGACCTTCAGACCCAACCTCAGTGAGCCTAGCGAGCTGCTGGAGGCACAGCAGATAGAGAAG CTGGCCAAGAACCTCCCTCCCCGTACCATTGGGTACCCCTGGACCTTGGCCTATGGCACCACCAAGCATGGCATGAGCATCAAGAGCCTGTACCGGGCCATGCAGGGGCAGGACACCCCTGTGCTGTTGGTCATCAGGGACAGTGATGGTGGG GTGTTTGGTGCGTTGGCGTCCGAACCCTTCAAAATCAGCGAGGGATTCTATGGCACGGGAGAGACCTTCCTCTTCACCTTCTGTCCAGAGTTTGAG GTGTACAAATGGACAGGTGATAATATGTTCTTTATGAAAGGAGATATGGACTCCTTAGCTTTTGGTGGTGGAAG TGGTGAGTTTGGCCTGTGGTTGGATGGAGACCTGTACCACGGCAGGAGTCACTCCTGTAAAACCTTTGGCAACCCCATGCTCTCCAAGAAGGAGGATTTCTATATACAGGACATTGAGATCTGGGCTTTTGAATAA